One segment of Brassica napus cultivar Da-Ae chromosome C3, Da-Ae, whole genome shotgun sequence DNA contains the following:
- the LOC106388177 gene encoding transcription factor IND-like translates to MYKRKVYASLVQKLYMSGSKADAAAIAPIVMMEPHHLLMNWNKPIDLITQENSFNHNPHFMVDPPSETLSHFQPPPTVFSDPGGGEEAEDEEGEEEIDEMKEMQYAIAAMQPVDIDPATVPKPNRRNVRVSEDPQTVVARRRRERISEKIRILKRMVPGGAKMDTASMLDEAIRYTKFLKRQVRLLQPHTQLGAPMSDPSRLCYYHNSDT, encoded by the coding sequence ATGTATAAAAGAAAGGTCTATGCGTCTCTAGTCCAAAAACTCTATATGTCTGGTTCAAAAGCAGATGCAGCAGCCATAGCCCCAATAGTCATGATGGAGCCTCATCATCTCCTTATGAACTGGAACAAACCTATTGATCTCATTACACAAGAAAACTCTTTTAACCACAATCCTCATTTCATGGTAGATCCACCTTCCGAAACCCTAAGCCACTTCCAGCCCCCGCCGACAGTCTTCTCCGATCCCGGAGGAGGAGAGGAAGCAGAAGACgaagaaggagaggaagagatAGATGAGATGAAGGAGATGCAATACGCGATTGCTGCCATGCAGCCCGTAGACATCGATCCAGCCACCGTTCCTAAGCCGAACCGCCGTAACGTAAGGGTAAGCGAGGACCCCCAGACGGTGGTGGCTCGTCGGCGTAGAGAAAGGATAAGCGAGAAGATCCGGATATTGAAGAGGATGGTGCCAGGCGGTGCAAAGATGGACACTGCCTCCATGCTTGACGAAGCCATCCGCTACACCAAGTTCTTGAAACGGCAGGTGAGGCTTCTTCAGCCTCACACTCAGCTTGGGGCTCCTATGTCTGACCCTTCTCGCCTTTGTTATTACCACAACTCGGATACCTAA
- the LOC106388694 gene encoding transcription factor UNE10 — MSQCVPNYHIDDTPAATVRSTKAADIPTLDYEVAELTWHNGQLGLHGLCPPRVPALSKFSTGAGGTLESIVDQATRFPNPKPTDELVPSFHHRYSRVRMDALVPEQQSQPATGVGSCSDGHPMDGGKRARVAPEWSASRSQRLTIDTYGFTSTSLDDNSSSGGKPFPKTTNIDDHDSVCHSRPQVEEEEEEKQTGGKSSASTKRSRAAAIHNQSERKRRDKINQRMKTLQKLVPNSSKTDKASMLDEVIEYLKQLQAQVYMMSRMNMPSMMLPMAMQQQQQQLQLNLMSSSMGLGLRMGMPGLGLVDLSSMNRAATATAPNIHANMMQNPFVPMTSTSWDASSSTDPRFQSPLIPDPMSAFLACSSQPTTMEAYSRMAALYHQMQQQLPPSNQN, encoded by the exons ATGAGCCAGTGTGTTCCAAACTACCACATCGATGATACTCCGGCGGCCACCGTCCGCTCCACTAAAGCTGCAGATATCCCCAC GCTAGACTATGAGGTAGCCGAGCTGACGTGGCACAACGGGCAACTAGGGTTGCACGGCTTATGTCCACCGCGGGTGCCTGCTCTGTCAAAATTCTCCACTGGCGCCGGTGGAACGTTGGAGTCAATAGTGGACCAAGCTACTCGCTTCCCTAACCCTAAGCCCACCGATGAGCTCGTCCCATCGTTCCACCACCGCTATTCCAGGGTCCGCATGGACGCGCTTGTCCCCGAGCAGCAGAGCCAGCCCGCCACCGGCGTGGGCTCGTGTAGCGATGGTCATCCCATGGATGGTGGGAAACGAGCCAGAGTGGCGCCCGAGTGGAGCGCGAGCAGGAGCCAGCGCCTGACCATTGACACCTACGGCTTCACCTCAACATCGCTGGATGATAACTCCAGCTCCGGCGGGAAGCCTTTCCCCAAAACCACCAACATCGACGATCATGACTCCGTCTGCCACAGCCGCCCACAG gtggaggaagaagaagaagagaagcaaaCGGGAGGAAAATCATCAGCTTCAACCAAGAGAAGCAGAGCCGCTGCTATTCACAACCAATCCGAACGT AAGAGGAGAGATAAGATCAATCAAAGGATGAAGACGTTGCAGAAACTGGTTCCCAATTCCAGCAAG ACCGATAAAGCGTCCATGTTGGATGAAGTGATAGAGTACTTGAAACAACTCCAAGCACAAGTGTACATGATGAGCAGAATGAACATGCCCTCCATGATGCTTCCCATGGCCatgcagcagcaacaacaacaacttcaaCTAAATCTCATGTCCAGTTCCATGGGCTTAGGGCTTCGCATGGGGATGCCCGGTCTAGGTCTTGTCGACCTTAGTTCTATGAACCGAGCTGCTACTGCAACGGCTCCTAATATCCATGCCAACATGATGCAGAACCCATTTGTGCCCATGACTTCTACATCATGGGATGCCTCCTCTTCCACCGACCCTCGATTTCAGTCTCCTCTTATCCCCGATCCTATGTCAGCCTTTCTTGCATGCTCCTCGCAG CCAACGACGATGGAAGCATATAGCAGGATGGCTGCGTTATATCATCAAATGCAGCAACAGCTTCCTCCTTCAAATCAAAATTGA